One part of the Drosophila willistoni isolate 14030-0811.24 unplaced genomic scaffold, UCI_dwil_1.1 Seg29.1, whole genome shotgun sequence genome encodes these proteins:
- the LOC124461258 gene encoding trichohyalin-like: protein MMIKFIQLNLNHCWAAHELLSQTVGESRTDIAIISEPFKARTGNNWSCSISGKAAIWACGTPSLLQRSVLNKEHYVRANISGHWVYSCYLPPSLNIQSFSDALDDLEQTHVFSALIERAQFSRNSAGVMAEQLYSNLDAACSASMTQIKNYRRHHQPVFEVDAGLRQSAPESTENERYLQQYQEELRQQYLQEEEKRQQQIEQHRQQQNEQMQRQRRQYQDRELDLLEQMQQRPNNPLQQQIPEWARQDDQNSYNPYNTRQLYSSLIPEEDEIRENRQRLQWQQQLFDDYEQQPPTDYIVANSHMNQRPQQENHRERRQEERRQEERRERERQHRERLHQKRIHQERLQWERRQMQERREQERREQELREQERHERERLHWERRREQERRELERSEQERR, encoded by the exons ATGATGATTAAGTTTATCCAGCTTAATCTAAATCATTGCTGGGCAGCCCATGAGCTGCTATCACAGACAGTGGGTGAGTCTAGAACAGACATAGCCATTATAAGCGAACCTTTTAAGGCCAGAACTGGAAATAACTGGTCCTGCAGTATTTCTGGGAAGGCAGCGATCTGGGCTTGTGGAACGCCATCACTATTGCAGCGTTCCGTGCTAAACAAGGAGCACTATGTCAGGGCAAACATAAGCGGCCACTGGGTCTACAGCTGCTACTTGCCACCAAGTCTGAATATCCAAAGCTTCAGCGATGCCTTAGACGATCTCGAGCAGACGCAC GTATTTTCAGCATTAATTGAGAGGGCCCAATTCTCGCGGAACTCGGCTGGCGTGATGGCCGAACAGCTCTATAGCAACCTGGACGCAGCCTGCAGTGCAAGCATGACGCAAATAAAGAATTATAGAAGACATCATCAACCTGTATTCGAAGTGGATGCGGGATTGCGTCAATCGGCACCGGAATCGACCGAGAATGAGCGATATTTGCAACAATATCAAGAGGAACTGAGACAGCAGTACCTccaggaggaggagaagcGACAACAGCAAATTGAGCAACATCGCCAGCAGCAAAATGAGCAAATGCAACGACAACGCCGTCAATATCAAGACCGAGAGCTGGATCTACTGGAACAGATGCAACAGCGACCAAACAATCCACTGCAGCAACAGATTCCCGAATGGGCCAGACAGGATGATCAGAATTCGTATAATCCATATAATACACGTCAATTGTACAGTAGCCTCATCCCAGAGGAGGATGAAATTCGTGAAAATCGACAGCGTCTGCAGTGGCAGCAACAGCTTTTCGATGACTATGAGCAGCAACCACCGACTGATTATATTGTTGCCAATTCACATATGAATCAGCGTCCCCAGCAGGAGAATCACCGGGAGCGCCGTCAAGAGGAGCGCCGTCAagaggagcgtcgtgagcgGGAGCGCCAACATCGCGAACGTCTCCATCAGAAACGTATCCATCAGGAACGTCTCCAATGGGAACGCCGTCAAAtgcaggagcgtcgtgagcaggagcgtcgtgagcaggagcttCGTGAACAGGAGCGTCATGAGCGGGAACGTCTCCATTGGGAACgccgtcgtgagcaggagcgccgTGAGCTGGAACGTagtgagcaggagcgtc